The Peptococcaceae bacterium genome has a segment encoding these proteins:
- a CDS encoding DivIVA domain-containing protein — protein sequence MEKKFARSFFGYDEEEVEYRIRTMNKAYEETLRQLSDKLFETTSEIETLKERIRAIEEEIAQENSLNEEIKGILFSAHMKATDNVYGAIKTAESMSIKVREQVYEKEKESERIRKTLERLTEDMESIAQCYSKALEEYKNV from the coding sequence GTGGAGAAAAAGTTTGCTCGTTCCTTTTTCGGTTATGATGAAGAAGAAGTCGAATACAGGATAAGAACGATGAACAAGGCTTACGAAGAAACCTTGAGGCAGTTGTCCGACAAATTATTCGAAACGACCAGCGAGATTGAAACATTGAAAGAAAGAATCCGCGCGATCGAGGAGGAAATCGCCCAAGAGAACTCGCTGAACGAAGAGATAAAGGGCATCCTGTTTTCAGCGCACATGAAAGCCACGGATAACGTGTACGGAGCCATAAAAACCGCGGAATCCATGAGTATTAAAGTAAGGGAACAGGTCTACGAGAAAGAGAAGGAAAGCGAAAGGATCAGGAAAACCCTGGAAAGATTGACCGAGGACATGGAATCCATAGCCCAGTGTTACAGCAAGGCATTGGAGGAGTATAAGAATGTCTAA
- the pelF gene encoding GT4 family glycosyltransferase PelF, which translates to MNGKIKVMLTTEGTYPFHQGGVSTWCDILVHKMSGVEYVIYSIIMNPYVTRKFNLPLDSTLIKVPLWGTEEPSEHLTTPFSQVYLAKRRTDENVVRSHFAPLFVSLIEEIISPQKDTKKFGFILSELHKYFQEYDYKMSFKSELIWNLYKKMMLAYTAGYDKKMEEPSIFGLIQSLGWIYRFFNIINTPVPRVNVTHSAAAAFCGLPCVLSKIQHRTPFLLTEHGVYLREQYLSLSKRGYPSFLNTFLVRLINSITQLNYAYADQVSPVCHFNTRWERTFGVKQETIKVIYNGVDSRVYSPAPTLRKNKYPTVVVAARVDPTKDLLTMIRAAGAVKKSIPDVRFIVYGSVTVPEYLDECLGLVNELDLSENFIFAGHTDDMPAAYRSGDVIALSSMSEAFPYSIVEAMMTGKAIVATDVGGIKEALGDAGMLVRPQNWEQLASSIIRLLENPQMRQTLGDEARQRALNYFTIERVLELYLNSYRQLARRPEEFRAVSSRVARQRLLAEKGYALLAFGHWSEAVAQFRLAVKEAPDTPAVPVILAEIAGAYNNMGEFDKAFHELEKAETLVKLAGGKRTA; encoded by the coding sequence ATGAATGGTAAAATTAAAGTGATGCTAACTACAGAGGGAACTTATCCTTTTCACCAGGGCGGCGTAAGCACGTGGTGCGATATCCTTGTGCATAAAATGAGCGGCGTGGAATATGTGATATACAGCATTATCATGAATCCTTATGTGACGAGGAAGTTCAACCTGCCTCTAGACTCAACACTGATCAAGGTCCCGTTGTGGGGAACGGAGGAGCCGAGCGAGCACCTGACCACTCCTTTTTCTCAAGTTTACTTAGCCAAGCGGCGCACGGACGAAAACGTTGTCCGCAGCCATTTCGCGCCTCTCTTCGTTTCATTGATCGAGGAAATAATCAGCCCGCAAAAGGATACAAAAAAGTTTGGGTTTATCCTTTCAGAATTGCATAAATATTTCCAGGAATATGACTACAAAATGAGTTTTAAATCCGAACTGATCTGGAACCTGTACAAGAAGATGATGCTTGCCTATACGGCCGGGTACGATAAAAAAATGGAAGAACCGAGCATTTTCGGCCTGATCCAGAGCCTGGGCTGGATTTATCGCTTTTTTAACATTATCAATACCCCTGTGCCCAGGGTAAATGTCACGCATTCGGCGGCCGCCGCTTTTTGCGGCCTCCCCTGCGTGTTGTCCAAAATACAGCACAGAACGCCTTTTCTCCTGACGGAGCACGGCGTGTATCTCCGGGAGCAGTACCTTTCTCTTTCCAAAAGGGGTTATCCCTCTTTTCTCAACACTTTTCTGGTAAGGCTGATAAATTCCATAACCCAGCTCAACTACGCCTATGCGGACCAGGTTTCGCCCGTTTGCCATTTCAATACCCGCTGGGAAAGGACCTTTGGGGTAAAACAGGAAACGATAAAAGTTATTTATAACGGCGTGGATAGCCGGGTATACTCTCCCGCCCCAACCTTGCGCAAGAACAAGTACCCCACGGTTGTGGTGGCAGCCAGGGTCGACCCGACCAAGGACCTGCTGACGATGATCAGGGCGGCCGGGGCGGTAAAGAAAAGCATCCCGGACGTGAGGTTCATCGTGTACGGGTCGGTCACCGTGCCCGAATACCTGGACGAATGCCTCGGTCTGGTAAATGAACTGGACTTGAGCGAAAACTTCATTTTCGCCGGCCATACCGACGATATGCCGGCCGCTTACCGCAGCGGCGACGTGATAGCCTTGTCCAGCATGTCCGAAGCGTTTCCCTATTCTATCGTGGAAGCCATGATGACGGGCAAGGCCATTGTGGCCACGGATGTGGGAGGAATCAAAGAGGCGCTTGGCGACGCGGGGATGCTGGTGAGGCCGCAGAACTGGGAACAGCTGGCCAGCTCGATCATCAGGCTGTTGGAAAATCCCCAGATGAGGCAAACCCTGGGTGATGAAGCCAGGCAGCGGGCCTTGAACTATTTTACGATCGAAAGGGTGCTGGAACTCTATTTAAACAGCTACCGGCAGCTGGCCAGGAGGCCCGAAGAGTTCAGGGCGGTTTCCAGCAGGGTCGCCAGGCAGAGGCTGCTGGCGGAGAAGGGTTACGCCTTGCTGGCGTTTGGACACTGGAGCGAGGCCGTAGCCCAGTTCAGGCTTGCGGTAAAAGAAGCCCCGGATACCCCGGCGGTACCCGTGATCCTTGCCGAAATAGCCGGCGCATACAACAATATGGGTGAATTTGACAAGGCGTTTCACGAACTGGAGAAAGCGGAGACTCTTGTAAAACTCGCTGGAGGAAAGAGAACGGCATGA
- a CDS encoding DegV family protein — protein MQTVIMTDSSSDLPLGYIEENNIPFISLTCHFKGKDFVDDFGKTLDYHEFYEAIRAGEMPSTSQVNVQAYVDKFREYAKEGAAVIYIGFSSGLSGSLQSAQIARKTILDEYKQADITVIDSKSASLGQGLLVYYAHELLKKGAVKDEIVAWVEENKLKVNHWFTVDSLEHLKRGGRISGTAAAVGSILNIKPVLKVDDEGKLTPVTKVQGRKKSLRVLADMLEERIVNPEEQVIAISHGDCIEDVNFLENILREKFACREIIINQIGPVIGSHSGPGTLALFFMGKTR, from the coding sequence ATGCAAACGGTGATCATGACCGACTCTTCCAGCGACCTGCCGTTGGGCTACATTGAAGAAAACAATATACCGTTTATAAGCCTGACCTGTCATTTTAAGGGAAAGGATTTCGTCGACGACTTCGGAAAAACCCTGGATTACCACGAATTTTATGAGGCTATCCGCGCCGGGGAAATGCCCAGCACCTCCCAGGTAAATGTTCAGGCTTATGTTGACAAGTTCCGGGAGTATGCAAAAGAAGGCGCGGCCGTCATTTATATTGGTTTCTCCTCCGGTTTGAGCGGCAGCCTGCAGAGCGCCCAGATAGCCAGAAAAACCATCCTCGACGAGTACAAACAGGCCGACATCACCGTCATAGACAGTAAGTCCGCTTCGCTCGGCCAGGGCCTGCTGGTTTATTACGCTCATGAGCTGCTGAAAAAAGGCGCGGTCAAAGATGAAATCGTCGCCTGGGTCGAAGAAAACAAATTGAAGGTCAACCACTGGTTTACCGTTGATTCGCTTGAACATTTGAAACGGGGCGGCAGGATATCCGGAACCGCGGCCGCAGTGGGCAGCATCCTGAACATCAAGCCCGTTCTCAAAGTCGACGACGAGGGCAAGTTAACGCCGGTAACAAAAGTCCAGGGCCGGAAAAAGTCCCTGCGCGTGCTGGCCGACATGCTTGAAGAGAGAATAGTGAATCCGGAAGAACAGGTGATTGCCATCAGCCACGGCGACTGCATCGAAGACGTCAATTTTTTGGAAAACATCCTGCGCGAAAAATTCGCCTGCAGGGAGATCATCATCAACCAGATCGGCCCTGTTATTGGTTCTCACTCCGGTCCGGGTACGCTGGCCCTATTCTTCATGGGTAAAACCAGGTAA
- a CDS encoding efflux RND transporter periplasmic adaptor subunit yields MKKKWKVIAALALVAVITATVVLQHFRGLQANLLAVEPRSIARTFKEEGIVIASEEHPVYAVYGGKIVDLPVEEGSTVQKGQLLLTFDTSELVFQVEQLRGQLKSVIAQQELEKSKVSVDKLKELYEAGAISKKEYEDALNTVNSQYYPGQIESLLAQINLLEYRIKESFVYAPADGIVAQLDAKAGMVIGAGQQVMTLFQKDSYLIETFVLTKDASAIGPGLKVSLIQNNDDQKVVFTGTVEKIAPAAVEKVSALGLIEQRIKVTVRPDPPPEVTLKPGYLLDVEFTTSRQENRLVVPKTALFPYKDGDAVWVVRGGKARIQPVKKGFENDRETVIEEGLVQGDMVVLNPQLEGIKEGKRIIKK; encoded by the coding sequence ATGAAAAAGAAATGGAAAGTGATCGCGGCACTGGCCCTGGTTGCGGTCATTACTGCAACCGTCGTCCTCCAGCATTTCCGTGGACTCCAGGCAAATCTTCTGGCAGTCGAACCCCGTTCCATTGCCCGGACCTTTAAAGAAGAGGGGATTGTTATCGCCAGCGAGGAGCATCCGGTATACGCGGTCTACGGGGGAAAAATCGTCGATCTTCCGGTAGAGGAAGGCAGCACGGTGCAAAAAGGACAGCTTCTTTTGACGTTTGACACCAGCGAACTGGTTTTTCAGGTGGAACAGCTCCGGGGACAGTTGAAAAGTGTGATTGCCCAGCAGGAGTTGGAGAAAAGCAAGGTGTCTGTTGACAAGTTGAAAGAACTGTATGAAGCGGGGGCCATCAGCAAAAAGGAGTATGAAGACGCTTTGAACACCGTGAATTCTCAGTATTATCCCGGGCAGATCGAGTCCCTGCTTGCCCAGATAAATCTGCTGGAGTACCGGATCAAAGAAAGCTTTGTTTATGCGCCTGCCGACGGCATCGTGGCTCAGCTTGACGCAAAAGCGGGCATGGTCATTGGCGCCGGCCAGCAGGTAATGACGCTTTTTCAAAAAGACAGCTACCTTATTGAGACCTTTGTGCTGACGAAAGACGCATCCGCGATTGGGCCGGGGTTGAAGGTCAGTTTGATCCAGAACAATGATGATCAAAAGGTCGTTTTTACGGGTACGGTAGAGAAAATAGCGCCGGCAGCCGTTGAGAAGGTTTCCGCCCTGGGGCTCATTGAGCAGCGCATCAAGGTCACGGTAAGACCGGACCCACCCCCAGAGGTCACCCTGAAGCCCGGTTATTTGCTGGACGTCGAGTTTACGACCAGCCGGCAGGAGAACCGCCTGGTTGTGCCCAAAACCGCGCTGTTCCCATATAAAGATGGTGATGCGGTCTGGGTGGTGCGCGGCGGCAAAGCAAGAATTCAGCCCGTGAAAAAGGGATTCGAAAACGACAGGGAAACGGTCATCGAGGAGGGACTGGTTCAAGGAGACATGGTTGTCCTCAACCCGCAGCTGGAAGGGATTAAAGAAGGAAAAAGGATAATAAAAAAATGA
- a CDS encoding ABC transporter permease, with protein MLWRKVLRDLKDNKGSYIACATVMVIGLLFFTSFSMVLENMDLAQKNFYYYYNFADGFAEVAAMPHGEIEKLRSIEGIKEIQGRLIKDVRVVFPGREDNVYLRLVSVDPGAVNPLNGVRLEMGIPLEEREMNIWIDNKFYQANGLELNSEIEIIAEGKKRSLRIAGAGVSPEFIYAMRSSGDLFPRPEEFGIAYLPYKTMETFFQEKGSVNSLIFKLMPGADYQGVEDRLKAELKAYGLKSIYPRKDQASHVILSEELEQLGNMGRSIPLIFLSVASIILYIMLRRMIENQRVQIGVLKAMGYTDREVMFHYLSYALVVGAAGGIAGGLLGAALSRPYTDMYRLYFNIPGLESRFSLAAVFLSLALSLTFSAIAGYRGCRAVLALEPAEAMRPRSPLPGKSVLLERVSFFWKALNVQGKMAVRNLARNKSRSFFIVIGITFTFALLSMSWSMWELSEEMLFDQFEKIETYDVKINLSQPLKRSLVERELSGFPGVKSVESKAEIPVTLRNKWNKKDVVLLGLPAGSKMHRVLDADSQPVQLPHRGVVISERLAQLLEAEVGTELTLESLMLKDPDSSKKVEVAGVIPQYLGLNAYMEIEALQSLLGQGEIVTTAMLKIDERDLPLLHQEYRNSAVISGIEDRAKMLRQLRELMGSYSATIYIMLLIGMVVGFAIIYNTSVISVSERSRELASMMVLGMTPSEVLSVITFEQWFLSAFGMLGGIPLTKLMLVGLARSISNDVYSMPTALGMMSVAVAVLFTVLSIWIGQRAAAGKIRSLHLADVLKAAE; from the coding sequence ATGCTCTGGAGGAAAGTGCTGCGCGACTTGAAAGACAACAAGGGGTCATATATAGCCTGCGCCACGGTCATGGTCATCGGGCTTTTGTTTTTCACTTCTTTCTCCATGGTATTGGAAAACATGGACTTGGCACAGAAAAATTTCTATTATTACTACAATTTTGCCGATGGTTTTGCCGAGGTGGCAGCCATGCCGCATGGTGAAATTGAAAAACTGCGTTCCATCGAGGGGATAAAAGAAATCCAGGGGAGACTGATCAAGGACGTCAGGGTGGTGTTTCCGGGGAGGGAAGACAACGTTTACCTCCGCCTGGTTTCAGTTGATCCCGGAGCTGTCAATCCCCTCAACGGGGTGAGACTGGAAATGGGCATCCCGCTGGAGGAGCGGGAGATGAACATCTGGATTGACAACAAGTTTTACCAGGCCAACGGGCTGGAACTGAACAGTGAAATCGAGATCATTGCCGAAGGGAAAAAAAGAAGCCTGAGAATAGCGGGAGCCGGGGTCAGCCCTGAGTTTATCTATGCCATGAGGTCTTCGGGCGACCTTTTTCCGAGGCCTGAAGAATTCGGGATTGCCTACCTGCCATATAAAACGATGGAAACCTTTTTCCAGGAAAAGGGAAGCGTCAACAGCCTCATTTTTAAGCTTATGCCTGGTGCGGATTACCAGGGCGTGGAAGACAGGTTGAAAGCAGAACTCAAGGCTTACGGGTTAAAAAGCATTTACCCGCGCAAGGACCAGGCCAGCCACGTCATACTTTCCGAAGAGCTTGAACAGCTGGGGAACATGGGCCGGTCCATCCCTTTGATATTTTTGAGCGTGGCCAGCATTATCCTCTATATTATGCTCAGGCGGATGATCGAAAACCAGCGCGTCCAGATTGGCGTCCTGAAGGCCATGGGGTATACAGACAGGGAAGTAATGTTTCATTACCTCTCGTATGCCCTGGTGGTGGGCGCGGCGGGAGGGATCGCCGGCGGGCTGCTGGGCGCCGCGCTTTCGCGCCCGTATACCGACATGTACCGGTTGTACTTCAATATTCCCGGGCTGGAAAGCAGGTTCTCGCTTGCCGCGGTATTTTTAAGCCTGGCGCTAAGCCTGACCTTTTCAGCCATAGCGGGATACCGGGGGTGCCGGGCCGTACTTGCCCTGGAACCGGCTGAAGCCATGAGGCCGCGTTCGCCGCTCCCGGGTAAAAGCGTGCTGCTGGAGAGGGTTTCGTTTTTTTGGAAGGCGCTCAATGTGCAGGGCAAGATGGCTGTACGCAACCTGGCCCGGAACAAGAGCCGCAGCTTTTTCATTGTTATAGGGATAACGTTTACGTTTGCGCTTCTTTCCATGTCCTGGTCGATGTGGGAACTGTCCGAGGAAATGCTCTTTGACCAGTTTGAAAAGATTGAGACGTACGATGTGAAAATCAACCTGTCGCAACCCCTGAAAAGGAGCCTGGTCGAGCGGGAGCTGTCCGGCTTTCCGGGAGTCAAAAGCGTGGAAAGCAAGGCGGAAATACCCGTTACCTTGAGAAATAAATGGAATAAAAAGGATGTTGTTTTGCTGGGGCTTCCCGCCGGCAGCAAAATGCACCGGGTCCTTGACGCCGATTCTCAACCGGTGCAGCTGCCTCACCGCGGGGTAGTGATTTCAGAACGCCTGGCGCAGCTCCTTGAGGCCGAGGTAGGCACGGAGCTGACCCTGGAAAGCCTGATGCTGAAAGATCCGGATTCCTCTAAAAAAGTTGAGGTGGCCGGGGTTATCCCCCAGTACCTGGGCCTCAACGCCTATATGGAAATAGAAGCGCTTCAATCACTGCTGGGACAAGGCGAGATAGTCACTACCGCCATGCTGAAAATAGATGAGCGTGACCTGCCGCTATTACACCAGGAGTACAGGAATTCAGCGGTGATCAGCGGGATAGAAGACCGGGCCAAAATGCTCAGGCAGCTGCGGGAACTGATGGGGTCATATTCGGCGACCATTTATATAATGCTGCTCATCGGCATGGTGGTGGGTTTTGCCATTATCTATAACACTTCCGTTATTTCCGTATCGGAACGCAGCCGCGAACTGGCCTCCATGATGGTGCTTGGTATGACGCCCTCCGAAGTGCTGTCCGTTATTACCTTTGAGCAGTGGTTTCTCTCCGCATTCGGCATGCTGGGCGGTATCCCGCTGACCAAACTGATGCTTGTCGGGCTCGCCCGTTCAATCAGCAACGATGTTTACAGCATGCCCACCGCTCTTGGAATGATGTCAGTTGCTGTCGCTGTTCTTTTTACGGTTCTTTCCATCTGGATCGGCCAGCGGGCGGCGGCCGGAAAAATAAGGTCGCTGCACCTGGCTGATGTTCTGAAGGCGGCAGAATAA
- a CDS encoding ABC transporter ATP-binding protein, which produces MGEVTVKALREVDFELYEGEFVVILGPSGSGKSTLLNLIGGMDTVSDGELYYGSTPLHLADSKTLTAYRRSTVGFVFQFYNLIPSLTAYENVSLSAEIAQQPFPAGEMLERVGLADRLAHFPSQLSGGEQQRVALARAMVKNPRMLLCDEPTGALDYNTSIQVLRLLKEFCEAFEKTVVVITHNTAIARIADRVFYLKDGRLARIETNENPLPPEKVTW; this is translated from the coding sequence ATGGGAGAAGTTACCGTAAAGGCCCTTCGGGAGGTCGACTTTGAACTGTATGAAGGCGAGTTTGTGGTTATCCTGGGTCCCAGCGGTTCGGGAAAGAGCACCCTCTTGAACCTGATCGGGGGGATGGACACGGTAAGCGATGGAGAGCTGTATTACGGGAGCACTCCTTTGCACCTGGCCGATTCCAAGACGCTGACAGCTTACCGCCGCAGCACGGTAGGCTTTGTTTTCCAGTTTTACAACCTCATACCCAGCCTGACCGCTTATGAAAATGTGAGCCTTTCCGCCGAGATCGCCCAGCAGCCGTTTCCGGCCGGGGAAATGCTGGAGAGGGTGGGGCTGGCCGACCGGCTCGCCCATTTTCCTTCGCAGCTTTCGGGCGGCGAGCAGCAGAGGGTCGCCCTGGCCAGGGCAATGGTGAAGAATCCAAGGATGCTGTTGTGCGATGAACCGACCGGCGCGCTGGATTATAACACCAGCATCCAGGTGCTCCGGCTGTTGAAAGAATTTTGCGAAGCCTTTGAAAAAACGGTTGTTGTCATAACCCATAACACCGCCATTGCCAGGATCGCCGACCGCGTGTTTTATCTCAAGGACGGAAGGCTGGCCCGCATCGAAACAAACGAGAATCCCCTCCCGCCGGAGAAGGTGACGTGGTAA
- a CDS encoding iron hydrogenase — MENLTYDDIFGRLVKSAFEGNMEGEIARINSAGEGYLNDYIKYASGQGEEDKVVFKVRDCETGRGCGEDRCQAACLFNAISRDEEGKVVIKKDYCSSCGECIKVCDYGCLVDKKEFVPLIRILQERTVPVYAIVAPAFAGQFGPDVTPGKLRAALKRLGFYGMVEVALFADMLTLKEALEFDINVRKEGDFVLTSCCCPMWVAMIRKVYKQLVPHISPSVSPMVACGRGVKKIHPEARVVFIGPCVAKKAEAKEEDVKDAVDAVLTFKELQQIFEAVGINPAELEDEPSEHSSEAGRIYARTGGVSQAVAATLQRIRPQRKIRLKAVQADGVRECKRMLEEALDHKGDANFYEGMGCAGGCVGGPQAVIDPKLGTEQVNRYGSQAANRTPADNPYVLELLKTLGYKEIDELLEGEKANMFIRNFDR; from the coding sequence ATGGAGAACCTCACGTATGACGATATATTCGGCAGGCTGGTGAAATCAGCCTTCGAGGGGAACATGGAAGGGGAAATCGCCAGGATTAACTCTGCGGGTGAAGGATATCTCAATGATTATATAAAATACGCCTCCGGGCAGGGAGAAGAAGACAAGGTCGTCTTTAAGGTCAGGGACTGTGAAACCGGGCGCGGATGCGGGGAAGATCGCTGCCAGGCGGCATGTCTCTTTAATGCCATCAGCAGGGACGAAGAAGGGAAGGTGGTCATAAAAAAGGATTATTGCTCAAGCTGCGGGGAATGCATTAAGGTTTGCGATTACGGCTGCCTGGTGGATAAAAAAGAGTTTGTGCCCCTCATCCGGATTCTCCAGGAGCGCACGGTTCCGGTTTATGCCATAGTGGCGCCGGCCTTTGCCGGGCAGTTCGGTCCTGATGTAACGCCGGGAAAGCTCAGGGCAGCCTTGAAAAGGCTGGGCTTCTACGGGATGGTCGAAGTGGCGCTTTTTGCCGACATGCTGACCTTGAAAGAGGCGCTGGAGTTTGATATAAATGTTCGTAAGGAGGGCGATTTTGTTCTGACCAGCTGCTGCTGTCCCATGTGGGTGGCCATGATCAGGAAGGTTTACAAGCAGCTGGTTCCCCATATCTCCCCGTCCGTTTCTCCTATGGTCGCCTGCGGGCGCGGGGTGAAAAAAATCCACCCGGAAGCCAGGGTGGTCTTCATCGGGCCGTGCGTAGCCAAAAAAGCCGAAGCCAAGGAAGAGGACGTCAAGGACGCCGTCGACGCCGTGCTCACTTTTAAGGAACTGCAGCAGATTTTTGAGGCCGTGGGGATAAACCCGGCCGAGCTGGAAGACGAACCCAGCGAGCACTCTTCAGAAGCCGGCAGGATTTATGCCCGCACGGGCGGCGTCAGCCAGGCGGTGGCGGCAACGCTGCAAAGGATTAGGCCCCAAAGAAAGATCCGGCTGAAAGCGGTCCAGGCCGACGGGGTGCGGGAATGTAAACGAATGCTTGAGGAGGCCCTCGATCATAAAGGAGACGCCAATTTTTACGAGGGGATGGGCTGTGCCGGCGGGTGCGTGGGCGGTCCCCAGGCGGTTATCGACCCAAAGCTGGGAACTGAACAGGTCAACAGGTACGGTTCCCAGGCGGCAAACCGGACGCCGGCGGATAATCCCTATGTCCTTGAACTGCTGAAAACACTGGGGTACAAAGAAATAGACGAACTCCTGGAAGGAGAGAAGGCCAACATGTTTATCAGGAATTTTGACAGGTAG
- a CDS encoding methyl-accepting chemotaxis protein: MLRMKLRTKLVWLILIFYIAIGTVGFMGIQHLKKVIGSAQYLYEQSVLGIIKLNEADSLLKESSQSTLFFFLSKDESQKEALKTLINKQNENLKAKLEEYKQCDLDEIQKINVQALERDFKEYNAFRESMMAENELGNDVSTSLNDLIIKQSRVSTSFSMLREYQKNRSQETYEASWQVYNQSLNSFLWILLVSIVLTLAFAIIIYLSIIRPLNRLTGAAQLLEQGDLRSQIKTAENKTEIGRLMTSFGAALSNLRELIVSTNEIALGVAEASNELSTTAEETGQGASQVAVSMEELTKTSQEHMERTRQMAAAVESMLNTINHIRESYNQAKNDTDQASALADEGQKDVETAIAQMDVIKNSTYDMGEKVTALESSSQKISEIVDIISSIAQQTNLLALNAAIEAARAGEQGRGFAVVAEEVRKLAEESERSAQQIAELILTIQDGIKASMASMHKGAEEVNKGTQTIETSGRAFLEISNSVKSINEAVKRLGDAAEEIYRGSSEVEKLLASSVETYESIAAHTERVSATAQEQAAAMEEVVASASHLSGLADSLKKAVERFKA, encoded by the coding sequence ATGTTAAGAATGAAGCTGAGGACCAAGCTGGTATGGCTCATCCTGATCTTCTATATAGCCATTGGAACAGTAGGCTTTATGGGGATCCAGCACCTGAAAAAGGTTATTGGTTCGGCACAGTATTTGTATGAGCAGTCGGTCCTTGGCATAATCAAGCTAAACGAGGCTGACTCGCTGTTGAAGGAGTCTTCGCAAAGCACGCTGTTTTTTTTCCTGAGCAAGGATGAAAGCCAGAAAGAAGCCCTTAAGACCCTGATAAACAAGCAAAACGAAAACTTGAAAGCAAAATTGGAAGAATATAAACAGTGTGACCTGGACGAAATTCAAAAAATAAATGTTCAAGCGCTGGAAAGAGATTTTAAAGAATACAACGCCTTCCGTGAAAGCATGATGGCTGAAAATGAGCTGGGAAACGACGTCTCGACTTCCCTCAACGACCTGATCATCAAGCAGTCCAGGGTTTCAACCTCTTTTTCCATGCTGCGGGAGTATCAAAAAAACAGGAGCCAGGAAACCTATGAAGCAAGCTGGCAAGTTTATAATCAATCTTTGAATTCATTTCTCTGGATACTGCTGGTCAGTATCGTCCTGACCCTTGCTTTCGCCATCATCATCTATCTTTCCATCATCAGGCCCTTGAACAGGCTGACAGGCGCGGCGCAGCTTTTGGAACAGGGAGACTTGCGGTCACAAATCAAAACCGCTGAAAACAAAACGGAAATAGGCCGTCTCATGACCTCGTTCGGCGCAGCGTTATCAAACCTCCGCGAACTGATCGTGAGCACCAACGAAATAGCTCTGGGAGTAGCCGAGGCAAGCAACGAGCTTAGCACGACCGCCGAAGAAACAGGCCAGGGCGCCAGCCAGGTGGCTGTATCCATGGAGGAACTGACCAAAACAAGCCAGGAGCACATGGAACGGACCCGCCAAATGGCGGCCGCCGTGGAAAGCATGCTGAATACGATAAACCATATTAGAGAAAGCTACAACCAGGCCAAGAACGATACGGACCAGGCCAGCGCGCTGGCTGACGAGGGGCAAAAAGACGTGGAAACGGCCATCGCTCAAATGGATGTTATCAAGAACTCGACCTATGACATGGGCGAAAAGGTCACCGCCCTGGAAAGCTCCTCACAGAAAATAAGCGAAATCGTCGATATAATCAGCTCCATCGCCCAGCAAACAAACCTGCTCGCTCTCAACGCCGCCATCGAAGCGGCCAGGGCCGGTGAACAGGGCAGGGGATTCGCCGTGGTAGCGGAAGAAGTGCGGAAACTGGCCGAGGAATCGGAGCGTTCGGCGCAGCAAATTGCCGAGCTGATACTGACCATACAGGACGGCATCAAAGCTTCCATGGCCTCCATGCACAAAGGAGCCGAGGAAGTAAACAAAGGCACCCAGACCATCGAAACCAGCGGCAGAGCCTTCCTCGAGATCAGCAACTCGGTAAAGAGCATTAACGAGGCGGTAAAAAGGCTGGGCGACGCGGCTGAAGAGATTTACAGGGGCAGCAGCGAAGTTGAAAAGCTGCTCGCCTCTTCAGTGGAAACATATGAAAGCATCGCCGCCCACACGGAAAGAGTATCCGCTACCGCCCAGGAGCAGGCCGCCGCTATGGAAGAAGTCGTTGCTTCCGCGTCTCATCTCTCCGGCCTCGCGGACAGCCTGAAAAAAGCGGTGGAAAGGTTTAAGGCGTGA